Proteins encoded in a region of the Cetobacterium ceti genome:
- a CDS encoding PTS ascorbate transporter subunit IIC, protein MLNLILDILKVPAILVGLISLIGLLLQKKNMSDTIKGTIKTILGFIVIGGGAGILVGALVPFGDMFEVGFHVQGIVPNNEAIVGMALKEYGTSTALIMAFGMIVNIIIAKFTRLRYIFLTGHHTFYMACMIAVILAVAGFTGMELVGVGALVLGFIMAFFPAIAQPVMRKIIGSDDIAFGHFGTIGYMLSAGIGKVVGKGSKSTEEMSLPKNLSFLRDSSISISLTMAVLYIVVAVACGPTYVQDKLSGGQNYIVFAIVQAITFAAGVFVILQGVRLVLAEIVPAFTGISEKIVPNAKPALDCPVVFPYAPNAVLIGFLSSFVGGVVGLLLLGQMSLTLILPGVVPHFFCGATAGVFGNATGGRRGAVCGAFAHGLLITFLPVALLPILGKLGFANTTFSDADFGVVGIILGYISDNMNKYMIVVLIGILLIGTYFIPKKKKVEEEVA, encoded by the coding sequence ATGTTAAATTTAATTTTAGACATTTTAAAAGTACCAGCTATTTTAGTAGGATTAATATCCTTAATAGGACTTTTACTACAGAAAAAAAATATGTCGGATACTATAAAGGGGACCATTAAAACTATATTAGGATTTATAGTTATTGGTGGTGGAGCAGGGATTTTAGTAGGAGCTTTAGTTCCTTTTGGAGATATGTTTGAAGTTGGATTTCATGTTCAAGGAATAGTTCCTAACAATGAAGCTATTGTAGGAATGGCCCTAAAGGAATATGGAACATCAACAGCACTTATTATGGCTTTTGGAATGATAGTGAATATTATTATAGCTAAATTTACAAGATTAAGATATATATTTTTAACAGGACATCATACATTTTATATGGCATGTATGATTGCAGTAATTTTAGCTGTGGCAGGATTTACAGGAATGGAGCTTGTAGGGGTAGGAGCTTTAGTTTTAGGATTTATAATGGCTTTCTTCCCAGCAATAGCTCAACCAGTTATGAGAAAAATAATAGGTTCTGATGATATTGCCTTTGGACACTTTGGAACTATAGGTTATATGTTATCAGCTGGAATAGGAAAAGTTGTTGGAAAAGGATCAAAATCTACAGAGGAGATGTCTTTACCGAAAAATTTAAGTTTCTTAAGAGATAGTTCTATATCGATATCTTTAACAATGGCAGTTTTATATATAGTTGTTGCCGTTGCCTGTGGACCAACTTATGTTCAAGATAAACTAAGTGGTGGACAAAATTATATAGTCTTTGCAATAGTACAAGCAATTACATTTGCAGCAGGAGTATTTGTAATTTTACAAGGTGTTAGACTTGTTTTAGCTGAAATTGTACCAGCCTTTACAGGAATTTCAGAAAAAATAGTACCCAATGCAAAACCAGCACTTGATTGTCCAGTGGTATTTCCATATGCACCCAATGCAGTTTTAATTGGATTTCTAAGTAGTTTTGTAGGAGGAGTTGTTGGACTTTTACTTTTAGGACAAATGAGTTTAACACTTATTTTACCTGGAGTTGTACCTCACTTTTTCTGTGGAGCCACAGCGGGAGTATTTGGAAATGCTACAGGAGGAAGAAGAGGAGCCGTTTGTGGAGCGTTTGCCCATGGATTATTAATTACATTCTTACCAGTTGCTCTTTTACCAATACTAGGAAAATTAGGATTTGCTAATACAACATTCTCAGATGCAGACTTTGGAGTAGTAGGAATTATTTTAGGATATATTTCAGATAATATGAATAAATATATGATAGTTGTTCTAATAGGAATTTTATTAATAGGAACATACTTTATTCCTAAAAAGAAAAAAGTTGAAGAGGAAGTTGCATAA
- a CDS encoding transketolase, with protein MENMEKFAKKIRLETLKMLLHRGFGHLGGAMSIVETLSVLYSIMDIDSKNPKKKDRDYLVLSKGHGGPSLYAALGLKGFFPLEELKTLNRNGTKFPSHPDRNLTPGVDVTTGSLGQGISLGAGIAIGLKRDNIDKNVYIILGDGELNEGQCWEAIQFISHFDLNNVTVFIDNNKKQLDGTTEEICKTFDFVEKFKSFGFDSVRVKGDSVEEIHREVIRKTKRPKAIVLDTIKGQGIKYFEELKSNHHIRFNDEMKEVLKQEIKKLEKEVC; from the coding sequence ATGGAAAATATGGAAAAATTTGCAAAAAAAATAAGATTAGAAACTTTAAAAATGTTACTCCATAGGGGATTTGGACACTTGGGTGGAGCCATGTCTATAGTGGAAACTTTAAGTGTTTTATATTCAATTATGGATATTGATAGTAAAAATCCTAAGAAAAAAGACAGGGATTATTTAGTTTTATCAAAGGGACATGGGGGACCAAGTTTATATGCAGCTTTAGGGTTAAAAGGATTTTTTCCCTTGGAAGAGCTTAAAACTTTAAATAGAAATGGAACAAAATTTCCAAGTCACCCAGATAGAAATTTAACTCCTGGGGTGGATGTAACAACAGGTTCTTTAGGACAGGGAATATCCTTAGGAGCAGGAATTGCCATAGGATTAAAAAGAGATAATATTGATAAAAATGTATATATTATTTTAGGGGATGGAGAATTAAATGAGGGACAATGTTGGGAAGCCATTCAATTTATTAGCCATTTTGATTTAAATAATGTAACAGTATTTATAGATAATAATAAAAAACAACTAGATGGAACAACAGAAGAAATATGTAAAACTTTTGATTTCGTTGAAAAATTCAAAAGTTTTGGATTTGATAGTGTAAGAGTTAAAGGCGATTCAGTAGAAGAAATTCATAGGGAAGTTATTAGGAAAACTAAAAGACCAAAGGCTATAGTTTTAGATACTATAAAAGGTCAAGGGATTAAATATTTTGAAGAATTAAAAAGTAATCATCATATAAGATTTAATGATGAAATGAAAGAAGTGTTAAAACAAGAAATAAAAAAATTAGAGAAGGAGGTATGTTAA
- a CDS encoding transketolase family protein: MITLEKDEKEMRKSYSETLLKLIKEDKNVCVLEADLSEAISTLSIKEKFPNNYIDCGIMESNMVGVAGGLSLLGKIPFIHTFAPFATRRCYDQIFLSGAYNKSNIKILGSDTGITAQHNGGTHTSFEDISLMRSVPNATVMVMTDSSMMENIIGQVKGIYGIHYMGAIRKNAYRVYERNEKFDIGKGKVLKDGNDITLIANGIMVAEALKAADILEKQGVSAAVIDMFTVKPIDSQLIVKYAKKTGKIVTGENHNIIGGLGSAVAEVLVENYPIPMRRVGVQDRFGQVGELDYLQKEYKLTAEEIVLKAKELL; encoded by the coding sequence ATGATAACTTTAGAAAAAGATGAAAAAGAAATGAGAAAGTCTTATTCTGAAACACTATTAAAACTAATAAAAGAGGATAAAAATGTATGTGTATTAGAAGCGGATTTATCTGAAGCTATAAGTACTTTATCCATTAAAGAAAAATTTCCAAATAATTACATTGATTGTGGGATTATGGAAAGTAACATGGTAGGAGTTGCAGGAGGGCTATCTCTTCTAGGAAAAATTCCTTTTATTCATACCTTCGCTCCCTTTGCCACAAGAAGATGTTACGATCAAATTTTCTTATCTGGGGCATATAATAAAAGTAATATAAAAATTCTTGGTTCAGATACGGGAATAACTGCCCAACATAATGGGGGAACACATACTTCATTTGAGGACATAAGTCTTATGAGAAGTGTTCCAAATGCAACTGTAATGGTAATGACAGACTCTTCGATGATGGAAAATATCATTGGACAGGTTAAAGGAATTTATGGTATACATTATATGGGAGCAATAAGAAAAAATGCCTATAGAGTGTATGAAAGAAATGAAAAGTTTGATATTGGAAAAGGTAAAGTTTTAAAAGATGGAAATGACATAACCTTGATAGCCAATGGAATAATGGTTGCAGAAGCTTTGAAAGCCGCAGATATTTTAGAAAAACAGGGAGTATCAGCAGCAGTCATAGATATGTTTACTGTTAAACCTATCGATTCTCAATTAATAGTGAAATATGCAAAAAAAACAGGAAAAATAGTTACAGGGGAGAATCATAATATAATTGGTGGATTAGGAAGTGCCGTAGCAGAAGTATTAGTTGAAAACTATCCAATACCTATGAGAAGAGTTGGAGTTCAGGATAGATTTGGTCAAGTTGGAGAACTTGATTATCTACAAAAAGAATATAAACTTACTGCAGAGGAAATAGTACTTAAAGCCAAGGAACTATTATAA